The Diospyros lotus cultivar Yz01 chromosome 15, ASM1463336v1, whole genome shotgun sequence genome has a window encoding:
- the LOC127792523 gene encoding uncharacterized protein LOC127792523, translated as MHTCASCNSPSDLFMLQASSIKLKISDVTKSTGASSDAVSVFKRKSNDIRWEYGMLIDTKNMDKVKCKLCVKVMSGGVYRVKEHIGHIFENVSTGPKSSSDDKAKCKNAIAEAKSKKKNKRKEKDLMRSSVNISEMEEGDAENELQELGSKKTPRTLGHMDKFTSSITPETSAGMTQRQQNISEALFKERTQSVRQYCAR; from the coding sequence ATGCACACGTGTGCAAGCTGCAACAGTCCATCTGATTTGTTTATGTTGCAGGCttcttcaattaaattaaaaatatcggATGTGACTAAGAGTACGGGAGCATCGTCTGATGCCGTCTCAGTTtttaaaaggaagtcaaatgatatcagatgggagtatggaatgttaattgataCAAAGAATATGGACAAAGTTAAATGTAAGCTGTGTGTCAAAGTTATGTCTGGAGGAGTTTATAGAGTTAAAGAACACATCGGCCACATTTTCGAAAATGTTTCTACAGGTCCAAAATCTTCTTCGGATGATAAAGCCAAATGTAAGAATGCTATTGCCGAggcaaagagtaagaagaagaataagaggaaagagaaagatttgatgagatcctCTGTTAATATTTCTGAAATGGAGGAAGGGGATGCTGAAAatgaattgcaagagttaggGAGTAAAAAAACACCTCGTACACTTGGCCATATGGATAAGTTTACAAGCTCCATCACCCCTGAAACAAGTGCAGGAATGACACAAAGGCAACAAAATATCAGTGAAGCACTCTTTAAAGAGAGAACGCAGTCTGTTCGTCAATATTGTGCTAGATAG